The window ATAGATGGATTGCTGCAGATTAGTGATATGTGCATACAAATCAGTTGGTAGTACACTGTTTTTGAAATAATAGACCTTGTGTTTTTAGATGGAAAAGCCAGGAAAGGTAGTGGCAAAATGGGATTCATTTGCCGCCAAAGTTTTTAATGATATTTGCTGCGAAGAAGTTCTTGCCCACAATCGCCCTCAACATTGTTTGAACAATGTGGGATATGCAAATTTGGTTCGCAAATTTTATGAACGAACCAAAAGACCATACACTGAAGGGCAAATGAAGAACCGATGGGATGTGCTGAAAAAAAGGTATACACAATGGAAAACTTTGAACTTAAGAGCCACAGGATTGGAAAGGGATCCCAGTACTGGTTGCATTGTTGCTGATGATGATTGGTGGAAGGAACAAGAACAGGTGAGCCATACATTAATCTTCTATACCTCCAAATTTGTATTGTTGAACGAATTGTCTAATAAATGCATTAATATATTTTGTAGGCTATGTCAGGATGTACTGCTAATTTCAGATTTGTACCATTTGAGcacgaggatcaaatgagaataATGTTTGAAGCTGTTATAGTTACAAATGAGACCTCTTATGTTCCAACAGGGCATGGTAATGATGGTGAAGTTGGGGAGGGTGATGCTGCGGGTAATGATGATGGAGAGATAGGTGAGATTGGAACTAGTATGGAGAGGAGGGCAGGAAAAAGGGTTGCACATTACTCACCTaagggaaagaagaagaagactttCAGAGACCAATGCATGAAGCGTTTAGTTGAAGCATATGTGATTAAAGCTCAGAGTAGTAAACACTCTGCTACTTCACAAGTTGTTGATCTTGTTAGAGATGAGATTGGAAGTATGTTGGAGCAAGTCATTAATGATGGGGCTGAGGGAGTGATGAACACTTCTATGCTACACAACTTCTTACCAAGAAGGAGAACCGTGATGTATTCATTACACTGAAGACACCAAATGGAAGGTTGAGTTGGCTATGGAGGGCATGGGAGAACAGAAAGAAGCATTAGTGTGTTCTTTTTTGTTATTATTATCCTTATGTCCTAGTGTGAGACATTTTTCTTGCATCCTTAAATTTGTTGTGTGTGACTTTGGAGTATTTTTATCCTAAGACATTTATCAGTTGTGCTGTACCAATAAAAAATTTGGCTTGCTAATTATTACTTTTTCACAGGCTTTCATTCTATGAGTTCTTCTAGTTGTTCTAGTGAATCTTGAGGCACTTCTGAGTCTGGAAATGTCATGGTTGTTGATGAgtctagtgatgatgatgacgatttCATGGTTGCAATGGTTGCTTTGGATTGGATGGCATCAAGAAATTTGTACAAGAAGACAATAGATAATTCCCCATTACCTATCATGACCGGATTACAATGGGTTGAGGTAACATTACATAATCTAGTTGATTGTTATGATATGTTCAGAATGCGAAGGTCAGTTTTCTTACGGCTTCATGACACCTTGGTTCAAAATTATGGATTGAGATCTAGTAGGATGTACACTAGCAAGGAAGTCTTAGGAATGTTTTTGTGGGCTTGTGGTTCACCTCAATCTTTTAGACAATGTAGGAACAAGTTTCGGCGATCATTAGAAACTGTTAGTAGAAAATTTGTAGAAGTTCTTGAATCCATTATGAGACTAGCTTTTGATATTGTGAGGCCAAAAGATCCACAATTTAGAACAATCCATCCTAAACTGCAAGAGGCTAGGTTCTGGCCGCATTTCGAAGATTGCATAGGTGCAATAGATGGAACTCATATACCGGTGACTGTGCCATTAAGTGAGCAACCCAAGTACATTGGCCGCCATGGGTATGCCTCACAAAATGTGATGGCGGTATGTGACTTTGATATGCGGTTCATATTTGTTGTCACTAGTTGGCCTGGATCTGTACTATCTTGTTGACTCTGGATGCCCTAATAGAAAAGGATTTCTTGCACCCTACAAGGGACAAAGGTATCATGTTTCTGAATTGCGTCATGGTCACCAAGCAGTGGGATTGAAAGAGGTGTTCAATCATGCACATTCATCCCTTAGAAATGTGATTGAGCGGTCATTTGGAGTTCTAAAGATGAAGTGGCGCATTCTCTTGAACTTGCCGAGTTATCCAGTTAACAAGCAGTCCAAGATTATAGTTGCTTGTATGGCCCTTCACAATTTCATTAGGGAATGTGACTTAGAAGATCCGCATTTTCGAGAAGATTTGAAGATGGTAGTCCTCATCTAATTTATGATGACACAGATGATGGTGGTACTGGAGATGATGTCGATATGAATGTATTTCGTGATGCGATCGCTACCGCTATGGTTTCGTGATTTAGTTGTATCCATCATTTATGTACTTGTACTTTAGAAATTAGTGCTGGGACATGTATTGGTATATTGTGATATTAATCTATTTGATCTAATAGTAATATTATGTAGTCAAGATACTTAGAAAATATAAGAATTTTTGAATTATACTCGTATTCAGCAAAAAAATGAGATGTCATCAGCCTCAAGGGCATTTTATATATTTTACCACTCAACTCAAAGAATCGACTCAAAATAATCAGGATTGCCAAACACCCAGCTTATTCAGACAACCATTCTCCAGGCAGCAGGCTTATCTCAGAATCCTGATTCTCAAAAAAACGAGGTTTAGAaaagcggaaacaaacagggcctagtTGGTCTACTCCCTCTTGGCTTCCAATATGGGACTAATGTCCTTGGGTGCTGCTATTGTGCACCCAGCACTAGCACGCGTGTTGGAGCTGGCCCAACAGTCGTCGAGCTCGTTCAGATCGATTTTACCGTGACCACATAGGGTCCATGCGTCATGCACACCATGCTTGCACATCTAACTCGTCATGCACACCATGCTTGCACATCTAACCCGTAAGCGTCTGTGACGCATGACACAGCGAAAGTTGGCTCTGATTACTTATtaaactctcttgcgctttcatcTTCATTTCGTGCAAAAAATTGCAACTGAAGTTAATAGCTTTCTTGGACCATCTATTTAAACTGGTCTAGCTTACTCTTAGCTTTCAATATGGAACTAATGTCCCTGGCTGCTCCTAGTGCACCCATCACTAGCACACGTGTTGAGCCTAGCCCAACAGCCACACGGACGTTACAACGCGGGTCCAATACCCCCAGCGAGTTGCTTATCTTTCATATTTCTGAAAGCAGATAATTGTGAAGCATTTTGCTCAGACGCTACGAAATGAGACTTTATGCAATTGTCGCATGTCCATTTGATGCGACAAGTCGCCAACGTGAAATAACAGTACTGAATTGCCAAAGTGACTTTATTTACCTGTGACAGATATTTCAACGCTGAACCTGAACTCATCCCAAATAAACTGTTGTAGAAAAACAACTCAGAATGCATCAACATGTCAGGTGTTCACCATCTTCAGTATTCAGAGACAACTCCATTTAAGCCTGAACTCTGGCGCTACTGTACAAGTCGGTGCCAAGCACATCGCTTCAGCGACTTCAACATGGACCCTTCATTCTGCATCGGATGGCTTTAGTGCTTCGTCTACTACTTAGTCTTTACAGCAGTTTTACCTTTCTAGCCAAGTGGCTAAGAGTACTTTGTATTAATTAAGAACCTTATTAAGTTAATGACCGAGCCAACATATAGGCTCTGGTCAGGCACGGTTGGGAGGATGATGGGCAAGAACTAAACCCTAGCTAGGACTAGAATAGCTGTAGCTCGTCGTTTCCCTGGTGGTGCTTGGTGAAGGCTGCTTATCTTGGCTTGTAACCGATACTTCAGTTATCTAGTTCTTGTGGATGTGCCCGAATTCTACATCTTTCCCCTTTTTTATCTCTTCCTGGTCGTATTCTCACACAACATCACAGCTTAGCCGTTTCCAGCAGGAACCATAAACTTTCATGATCAAGCACACAGTGATCCAAGAATGACACAGCAGAGGGTACATCGAATTATCCTCAAATAAGTCTCACTATCCCACAACCTAAAATACCACAAAACACCACAGCTACACAACATAGCAGCCCTAACTTATCCAGGAAGTCCCCCATCACCTTAACGCAGTTCAGTGAGACAAGCAGCTAGCGAGAAGATAGCTAGACAATGTTAAAGAGAAGCTGATACTGTATGTGAATGCGACTATTAGTTGCCATCCAGATATGGCCTAGGCTGCACAACACTGTAAGCTACTTGTTCTGTAAGATACTAACAATCTCTTGAATGTCTTCAGTGCGTGCAGTTAAACCTGAGAGGGATAAGTTCTCGATCAGTGGCAACAAATGGTATAGCTGTATGCACTGAAGAACTCTAGACCATGGGGAAAGTGGTGGCAGCACCCTTTCCCAATGCTGGACACTTATTATCCCTCAGACCGTTCGTGTTCCAAACCTGTTGGTCTATCAAGCTCCCAGTCTCAGTCCTTTTCTTCTTCATACCTAGTATTTTCTGCTGCAACAGTGGTATCACCTTTGCAAGATCTGCAGGTTCAGCACAGTTGCATAGTCATACTTTTGAACCAGGGCTAACTAGACTGACTGGAGGTTGAATTGATAAATGGGAAGATGTTCTATCTAGATTAAAGGTCCATGTAAACTTTGTAATTGATGTCACACATTTCACATAACAATATAGATGTCTCAGTGGTCTATTGTCTTACAATGTGAAGCAACCATGTGGAGGAAAAGAGTACTGATTCCTTAACAATTCTAGGTCTTGTCCATAAAAAAATGACACCAAGCTGCTAGGCACAAGTATTGAGAAGGAATTGCTATGTGTTAACAAATTTTCAaacaagttcatgaagggaaatCATTAACAAGGTAGTCTGTTCTCAATTAAGTAAATAAATAACATGAAGGCCTACAGCTACCATAACTTCATAACATAGAACTACTTCTATAAGGTATGACATCCTCCTGAATTATTAATGTCCAATAAACAACTGAGCAGTTTCAAGCTCTTATCAGGTTGACAAGACAATGAATCCCTAAACTCCTTACTATGTACATATTAGTTCCAattttatcaaaaagaaaaactaatAACTTCACATGCTAGCAATGgtgaacaacaaaagaaaagtgCAACTATCTCTGGAAATACTGGACAGAACTGATAAATTTAACAAGGAATGAATAATAGATCAAATCTTGTACACTTCTCTGCTTCTGTTTTTGGGTTGAATTACTGAATATAATGTCATACCTTCAAAATTTTCCTGCACGAATTTGTCTTCGAACAACTTTTGAATCTCAGCAATAGCAGAATCAAGTTTCCTTTTGTACGTAGTTTGCCTTTCTAATGAAGACATCTCTCTTTGAAGATTTTCAGATTCCTTGTTAGCCTAACGGGAAATAAGCGAAAACACTGTCAATTGTTACAGAAATCTATATACCATAAAATCATAACAACTAAGGTGCTTACACTTTCAAGTTTTCTCCTTAAGGAATCAAGTTCCAGATCCAAATCTGAATCAGAAGTCCCAACTTTGTGTGACTCTTTTGCACAAGAATTATCCTGATGAAAGAAAAGACGAACATATATATACTCATCTGCATTACCATACCTTGAAAGACAAGGAAATAAAGTGAATGTGAAACAAAGCATGGTTCCATTCACTTAACAAAATATGTGGAATCAAAGGCTTATTTTGTAGTTACTGCAACCAATCACAAATATTAAGGTTAAATGATATTCCACATAGATTGataattttcaaaatcaatGGAAACAAAGGTATAACAATTGTTGCACTCACCAGAAACACTGGTTTCAACTTTCAACAACATCAAATTCTCCAAGTCTTTGAGAGATTGGGAGAAACTAAATTAAAAATAAACTCCAGTATTTCAGCAATTTTGTAAAATGTCCTATTTAATATTGAATGCGTACCTCTTGGCTTTTATGACTGTACAAGAGTGTATGAGCTTCTGTTGTTGAGTGTTTACACCAATAAACTCAAAACATCATATTTCTATATTATGAAACTTCATAAAAGGTTTTTTTTGTTCCCTTTCTTCTATACAATGAATGAGCAATATGaacacaaatcaaattttgCTACAGCACATTAATGACAAACTTGACATGTTTGAGATGAATCTGTTACTTTAGGATATAAGATACGTACATCTTCAGGCACCACAAAACCTTCAGGTATATTGAAGCAATGTTGGAAGCAGTAGTTCTCCCAGTTCATCATTCTTTTATCCAGTGCATCCCTTACGACATGGTGAATGGCATTTAATCCCTACAGAGGAAACAAAGAAATACTTCTACTTATCGCAATGGTCCTGCTGGTCCATAAAAGAATGAAATAAGAATTTATGCAATTACTAATGTTGTGAAAAGCCTTTTATAAGAAAGATGTGATAATGAATGTCAGCACAAGTAAAACAAGTTAGCTGTTAAGCAAATTAATGCACATTGTGGAGTATGGAGTACACAGCTGCCTAAGACATTTGAAGCCCAAAGCAGCTAAGAGCAGTGCTGCGGTTGGAAGGTTAGTCCACCATATATAGCTGATACTCTACTTAATGAAGCCATGCTTTTGTCGTCCTGTCCTTCGCTATACAGCTCTGTAAACCAGCAGAAACTGAAATGATGTAGCCTGTAACAGGCCAGCTAGTGGTCTTCACTGCACAAGAAAAATCCAAGACAAGCTAAACGTGGCCTAGTGGGAAACGAACGCTATCTGATGACATGTGGTTGTGACACTCTGATGCATAAGAAAATTTTCACGGTCCATTTTAACCATTCTGGAGTTGCATTCAGTCATTTAAAATTTCGCGAAGCAGAAAGTTGTTTATCAAGACATCTTCACACATCAAGGTACTCCAAAGGTTTGTCTCATCGCACAAAAGTTCCAAAATGATCAGCAGAGTGGAATTCACAAGACAGGAACACGAATCAGCTGAGGAATGGCAGTTAACTAACTATCCACCCCCAAATCAAATCCGCGATTTGGGCTGTATCGAATCATGTCGCCAGAGTCCGTCACTTACCCGCTGGAGCTCCGCAGCCTTCTGGGCCGCCGTGGCGGCGCCGAGGACCCCCGGTGCGGCCGCTTCCCTGGAGAAGAAAAGCAACGGCAAAATGGCATGTTAAACAGGCCCTCCCGGTCGGTGGCGAAGGCGTTAGAGAGAATACCGAAACAAAAGGGGAAATCGGGGCGGGGATTCGCGAGAGAAGGATCCGGAGGGAGCGTAACTGGAGGCAGTACTCGAAGGCCTCGGCGCTGACGTCGGCGATGATATCGAGGACCTCGTCGACGAAGACCTGCGGGCTcagccccagcgccgccgccgccgccgcgctgtcgTCGCCGTCTTGCATCTTCGCCCTCCTGATTCCGAAGTATTCTGAGCTCTTGGCTGGTGGGAGGCGGCGGATCGGAGCAGGGATGGTcgtcggcggccggcgccccGGTCGAGGGTTTCAAATTTCGCGCTGGTCACGGTcgcttccttctttttttttctctctcttgccTGTTTCTGATCGGAAGAGGAATAAAATGGATGAGCCTCGCGGGCTGTGCTAACTGGGCCTGATTCTGTTGATGG is drawn from Panicum virgatum strain AP13 chromosome 1N, P.virgatum_v5, whole genome shotgun sequence and contains these coding sequences:
- the LOC120653444 gene encoding uncharacterized protein LOC120653444, with product MKNRWDVLKKRYTQWKTLNLRATGLERDPSTGCIVADDDWWKEQEQAMSGCTANFRFVPFEHEDQMRIMFEAVIVTNETSYVPTGHGNDGEVGEGDAAGNDDGEIGEIGTSMERRAGKRVAHYSPKGKKKKTFRDQCMKRLVEAYVIKAQSSKHSATSQVVDLVRDEIGSTSESGNVMVVDESSDDDDDFMVAMVALDWMASRNLYKKTIDNSPLPIMTGLQWVENAKLAWICTILLTLDALIEKDFLHPTRDKGIMFLNCVMVTKQWD
- the LOC120655613 gene encoding protein MIS12 homolog isoform X1, translated to MQDGDDSAAAAAALGLSPQVFVDEVLDIIADVSAEAFEYCLQEAAAPGVLGAATAAQKAAELQRGLNAIHHVVRDALDKRMMNWENYCFQHCFNIPEGFVVPEDDNSCAKESHKVGTSDSDLDLELDSLRRKLESANKESENLQREMSSLERQTTYKRKLDSAIAEIQKLFEDKFVQENFEDLAKVIPLLQQKILGMKKKRTETGSLIDQQVWNTNGLRDNKCPALGLTARTEDIQEIVSILQNK
- the LOC120655613 gene encoding protein MIS12 homolog isoform X2: MQDGDDSAAAAAALGLSPQVFVDEVLDIIADVSAEAFEYCLQEAAAPGVLGAATAAQKAAELQRGLNAIHHVVRDALDKRMMNWENYCFQHCFNIPEGFVVPEDDNSCAKESHKVGTSDSDLDLELDSLRRKLESANKESENLQREMSSLERQTTYKRKLDSAIAEIQKLFEDKFVQENFEDLAKVIPLLQQKILGMKKKRTETGSLIDQQV